Below is a genomic region from Serratia liquefaciens ATCC 27592.
GAAACACCGAACTTCTCTTCCATAGCGGCGATCAGTTCAACGATTTCCATTACAGACAGAGCTGCAACGCCTTCGATAATTTGGTCTTTAGTGATAGACATAACAAATGTTCCTAAAATTCAGAAATAGTTTAAATACGTAAGCAAAGGCTAAGAAAGAGGGCTTATGCCGCTTCTTTCTGATCGCGCAGTGCAGCCAGAGTGCGAACCAATTTGCCGGCAGCGGCTTCTTTCATGGTTGCCATCAGGCGTGCGATTGCTTCATCGTAAGTAGGCAGAGTTGCCAAGCGGTCAATTTGTGCCGCAGGGATCAGCTCACCTTCAAAGGCCGCAGCTTTAACCTCGAATTTTGCATTCGCTTTCGCGAACTCTTTGAACAGACGAGCAGCAGCGCCCGGGTGTTCGTTAGAGAATGCAATCAAGGTAGGACCGACAAACGTGTCTTTCAGGCATTCGAATGGAGTGCCTTCAACTACGCGACGCATCAAGGTGTTGCGAACAACACGCATGTAAACGCCAGCTTCACGACCTGCTTTACGCAGTTCAGTCATTTTATCAACGGTAACGCCACGGGAATCCGCAACAACCGCAGACAGCGCGCCTTTGGCTACTTCGTTGACTTCAGCAACAATCGCTTGTTTGTCTTGAAGATTTAATGCCATTAGCTTTTTGCTCCTGGATTTAGCCGGGGGAAATCCCCAGCACTCACATCACTCAACACCTTGTGATAAATCACGCAGCGAGAGCGTTCAAACACGGTGAGCAGAATCCAGCAAAGACAATTTAAAAATTTTCTTTAGGCTCTGTCACCGTCTACGCAGGAAGGATTAAGTACCTTTCGATACACCTGCGGTCTTGGACGGAGGCCTGGATAGGCCAGGCTCCAACCGAAAAATCTTTGTCCCACTATGGCTATTGCCAATAGCAAAACCTTGGGGCATAAGATTCTAGACGAACCTTAGCCCCAAGTCAAAGCGATAATCGCAGGGCGATTAGTTCGCTACAGCAGTCAGGCCGCTTTGATCGATAGCAACGCCAGCACCCATGGTGGTGGAGAGGCTAACTTTCTTGATGTACACGCCTTTCGCCTGAGATGGTTTTGCTTTTTTCAGCGCAACCAGCAGGGCTTCCAGGTTTTCTTTCAGCTTGTCTGACTCGAAATCAACCTTACCGATAGTGGTATGGATGATGCCGTTTTTGTCGTTACGGTAACGAACCTGACCTGCTTTAGCGTTTTTCACTGCTTCAGCAACGTTCGGAGTAACGGTACCCACTTTCGGGTTTGGCATCAGGCCACGTGGACCCAGGATCTGGCCCAGTTGACCAACAACGCGCATTGCATCCGGGGAAGCAATAACAACGTCGAAGTTCATTTCGCCTTTCTTGATCAGGTCTGCCAGATCTTCCATACCTACCAGCTCTGCGCCAGCAGCTTTAGCAGCTTCAGCGTTAGGGCCCTGGGCAAATACGGCAACGCGAACGGAACGACCGGTGCCGTTTGGCAGAACGGTAGCGCCACGAACGTTTTGGTCAGATTTACGAGCGTCGATGCCGAGGTTAACAGCAACGTCAACGCTTTCTACGAATTTAGCGGTGGCCAGCTCTTTCAGCAGAGCAACAGCTTCGGTGATGTCATACTGTTTAGTAGCATCAACTTTGTCACGGATCACGCGCATGCGCTTGGTCAGCTTAGCCATTTCTTAATCCTCCACTACCAGGCCCATGGAACGAGCAGTACCTTCGATGGAGCGAGTCATCGCTTCAACGTCAGAACCAGTCATGTCCGCAGCTTTGGTTTCTGCGATTTCACGTACCTGAGCACGAGTCACTTTACCTACTTTGTCTTTGTTCGGCTTGCCAGAACCAGACTTGATACCAGCCGCTTTTTTCAGCAGAACTGCTGCTGGCGGGGTTTTGGTAACGAAAGTGAAGGAGCGATCAGAATAAACGGTAATAACAACCGGAATCGGCAGACCTTTCTCAACGCTGTCAGTCTTAGCATTGAACGCCTTACAGAATTCCATGATGTTAACGCCTTGCTGACCCAGAGCTGGACCAACTGGCGGACTTGGGTTAGCCATACCGGCTGCAACCTGCAGCTTAACGTAGGCTTGTACTTTCTTGGCCATTTACAATTCCTCGGTTTGGGTAATATCGCCTCAATAGAGGCTCCCCGTGTTTCACCCCGCTCAACTCAATGAGCAAGGCCTATAAAAACAAAAGGCGCGAAATTATAGTTCAATTTCGCGCCTCTGACAAGCGGCAAAAGCCACTCGCTGCTGATTAATTGATCAGCCTTTTTCCACCTGAGCGAAGTCCAGTTCCACCGGCGTTGCACGGCCAAAGATGGAAACGGAAACTTTCAGGCGGCTCTTCTCGTAATCCACTTCTTCAACAACACCGTTGAAGTCAGCAAACGGACCATCGTTAACACGGACCAGTTCACCCGGTTCGAACAGCGTTTTAGGACGCGGCTTGTCACCCACCTGCTGCAGGCGGTTCATAATCGCATCAACTTCTTTATCGCTGATCGGTGCCGGACGGTCAGAGGTGCCGCCGATGAAACCCATTACGCGCGGAACGCTACGCACCAGGTGCCAGCTGGCATCGTTCATTACCATTTGGACCAGGACATAGCCAGGGAAGAATTTACGTTCACTTTTACGACGTTGGCCACCACGGATCTCAACAACTTCTTCCGTAGGTACCATCACTTCGCCGAACAGTTCTTCCATATCGTGCAGTTTGATGTGCTCACGCAGCGATTGCGCTACGCGACCTTCAAAACCGGAAAACGCCTGAACGACGTACCAACGTTTTTTTGGAGCTTCAGACATTTTAGAACCTCAGGCCAGTAATAAACGATACCAGACGGACCAAAATACCGTCCAGGCCCCACAGAATCAGTGACATCACGGCAGTTACCGCGGCAACGATCAACGTGGTATGTAGCGTTTCCTGACGAGTTGGCCAGATCACCTTGCGCACTTCAGTGCGCGCTTCGCGTGCAAACGCTACGGTGGCCTTGCCTTTGGTGGTCATCAGCGCTACAGCGCCAGCAACAGCGATAACCACTACAACAGCCAGCGCACGTAATGGCAGGCTGAAATCACGGTAGTAATAGTTACCGACAATCGCTACAACCAACAGAACGGCGACGATCAGCCACTTAGCCGTTTCCAGGCCGCGCCCGCTCCCTTGAGCCTCGGTATTCGCACTCATAAACCAACCTGTCACAATGAATTCAGAACAGACAACTTTGCCTCGCACAGCAAGACAAACCAAACCGATCAAATGCCGCTCGGCAGCATTTCGGTGTTTTACGCTATGACGTATCTCAGTCAATACGGCTTTAAGAGCCCATCTCACCAATGATTATGACTGCAAAATCGCTGATGAGATAGGTTCTAGTTCACAGCGTAGAAAAAGGGCATCAAATGATGCCCTTTTACCGCGTGTCGCGTCAAACGTTATCAGCGATTAAGCGATAACTTTGGCAACAACACCAGCGCCAACAGTACGGCCGCCTTCACGGATTGCGAAACGCAGGCCGTCGTCCATCGCGATTGGGTGGATCAGGGTAACAACCATGTTCACGTTGTCACCTGGCATTACCATTTCAACGCCTTCTGGCAGTTCGATGGTACCGGTCACGTCAGTTGTACGGAAGTAGAACTGTGGACGGTAGCCTTTGAAGAATGGAGTATGACGACCACCTTCTTCTTTGCTCAGGATGTACACTTCTGAGTCGAACTTGGTGTGTGGCTTGATTGAACCTGGTTTAGCCAGTACCTGACCACGTTCGATGTCTTCACGCTTGATACCACGCAGCAGAACACCAACGTTCTCACCAGCACGGCCTTCGTCCAGCAGTTTGCGGAACATTTCAACGCCAGTACAGGTAGACTTAACGGTGTCTTTGATACCAACGATTTCAACTTCTTCGCCAACTTTAACGATACCGCGCTCAACACGACCGGTAACAACGGTACCACGACCGGAGATGGAGAAGACGTCTTCGATTGGCAGCAGGAACGGCTTGTCGATAGCACGCTCTGGTTCTGGGATGTAAGAATCCAGGTAACCGGCCAGCTCGATGATTTTAGCTTCCCACTCAGCTTCGCCTTCCAGTGCTTTCAGCGCTGAACCACGAACAACCGGCAGGTCATCACCAGGGAAGTCGTAAGCAGACAGAAGTTCACGAACTTCCATTTCTACCAGTTCCAGCAGCTCTTCATCATCAACCATGTCGCATTTGTTCATGAATACGATGATGAAAGGAACGCCAACCTGACGACCCAGCAGGATGTGCTCACGGGTCTGAGGCATTGGGCCGTCAGTCGCAGCAACAACCAGGATAGCGCCGTCCATCTGAGCAGCACCGGTGATCATGTTTTTAACGTAGTCGGCGTGCCCTGGGCAGTCAACGTGCGCGTAGTGACGAGTCGGGGTGTCATACTCAACGTGAGAAGTGTTGATGGTGATACCACGAGCTTTTTCTTCTGGCGCGTTATCGATCTGGTCGAAAGCACGTGCAGAACCGCCGTAGGTTTTAGCCAGAACGGTGGTGATTGCTGCAGTCAGGGTAGTTTTACCGTGGTCAACGTGGCCGATAGTACCGACGTTAACGTGCGGTTTTGAACGTTCAAACTTTTCTTTAGACATCGATTGTCCCTCTAAGACACGGATAAATCGGTGGTATCACCACATCAACCAAGCATTTGCTTGTTGAATCCAGAACAGAAAGAAAATCAGGGGGCGAGATAATAAGAAGTGGTGCTGATAGGCAGATTCGAACTGCCGACCTCACCCTTACCAAGGGTGCGCTCTACCAACTGAGCTATATCAGCACATCTTGGAGCGGGCAGTGGGAATCGAACCCACATCATCAGCTTGGAAGGCTGAGGTAATAGCCATTATACGATGCCCGCATCCTGGAACTCGGCTACCTGACTTTTCTGTAGAATTTTAAGGGAGGAGAAGGATTGTTTATCGCTTAACTCTCACCCTTCGAGTTGTTTGCGCTATGCGCTCTACAACTCGAACCTTGCGAAGGCTTTCACCTTCTCCTTCTGCAAGTCAACCGTTGCGAGATTATCGCTGGCCAGTTAACTGCCTAAGGCAAGATATGGTGGTGGGGGAAGGATTCGAACCTTCGAAGTCTGTGACGGCAGATTTACAGTCTGCTCCCTTTGGCCGCTCGGGAACCCCACCAGATTTTAACTACTGTGACTTGATTGGTGCCGGCTAC
It encodes:
- the rplJ gene encoding 50S ribosomal protein L10, which gives rise to MALNLQDKQAIVAEVNEVAKGALSAVVADSRGVTVDKMTELRKAGREAGVYMRVVRNTLMRRVVEGTPFECLKDTFVGPTLIAFSNEHPGAAARLFKEFAKANAKFEVKAAAFEGELIPAAQIDRLATLPTYDEAIARLMATMKEAAAGKLVRTLAALRDQKEAA
- the rplA gene encoding 50S ribosomal protein L1; this translates as MAKLTKRMRVIRDKVDATKQYDITEAVALLKELATAKFVESVDVAVNLGIDARKSDQNVRGATVLPNGTGRSVRVAVFAQGPNAEAAKAAGAELVGMEDLADLIKKGEMNFDVVIASPDAMRVVGQLGQILGPRGLMPNPKVGTVTPNVAEAVKNAKAGQVRYRNDKNGIIHTTIGKVDFESDKLKENLEALLVALKKAKPSQAKGVYIKKVSLSTTMGAGVAIDQSGLTAVAN
- the rplK gene encoding 50S ribosomal protein L11 is translated as MAKKVQAYVKLQVAAGMANPSPPVGPALGQQGVNIMEFCKAFNAKTDSVEKGLPIPVVITVYSDRSFTFVTKTPPAAVLLKKAAGIKSGSGKPNKDKVGKVTRAQVREIAETKAADMTGSDVEAMTRSIEGTARSMGLVVED
- the nusG gene encoding transcription termination/antitermination protein NusG, with the protein product MSEAPKKRWYVVQAFSGFEGRVAQSLREHIKLHDMEELFGEVMVPTEEVVEIRGGQRRKSERKFFPGYVLVQMVMNDASWHLVRSVPRVMGFIGGTSDRPAPISDKEVDAIMNRLQQVGDKPRPKTLFEPGELVRVNDGPFADFNGVVEEVDYEKSRLKVSVSIFGRATPVELDFAQVEKG
- the secE gene encoding preprotein translocase subunit SecE; this translates as MSANTEAQGSGRGLETAKWLIVAVLLVVAIVGNYYYRDFSLPLRALAVVVVIAVAGAVALMTTKGKATVAFAREARTEVRKVIWPTRQETLHTTLIVAAVTAVMSLILWGLDGILVRLVSFITGLRF
- the tuf gene encoding elongation factor Tu, yielding MSKEKFERSKPHVNVGTIGHVDHGKTTLTAAITTVLAKTYGGSARAFDQIDNAPEEKARGITINTSHVEYDTPTRHYAHVDCPGHADYVKNMITGAAQMDGAILVVAATDGPMPQTREHILLGRQVGVPFIIVFMNKCDMVDDEELLELVEMEVRELLSAYDFPGDDLPVVRGSALKALEGEAEWEAKIIELAGYLDSYIPEPERAIDKPFLLPIEDVFSISGRGTVVTGRVERGIVKVGEEVEIVGIKDTVKSTCTGVEMFRKLLDEGRAGENVGVLLRGIKREDIERGQVLAKPGSIKPHTKFDSEVYILSKEEGGRHTPFFKGYRPQFYFRTTDVTGTIELPEGVEMVMPGDNVNMVVTLIHPIAMDDGLRFAIREGGRTVGAGVVAKVIA